A single Anopheles arabiensis isolate DONGOLA chromosome 2, AaraD3, whole genome shotgun sequence DNA region contains:
- the LOC120894083 gene encoding eukaryotic translation initiation factor 5B — translation MGKAKKGKKEAAGAGLEDNASDNDGVPQTDITEVEVENRKNDKKSKKEKRAKKAAVDSDEGEDEVTEVTEPVKKTAVTKKKEKPTTETEPTEANDSDDGGKSNKTKEAKKKKSAKSGPVGFSLLMMDDDDDDDNDDDDGREEEEHDREQVSRKSSIEEDVGPKEGGKGKKGKKETATKMEEEETAPKGGKKSKKKKKKDEEDDDEIERMMEELGLEYSGQKPPASADNPVASQDSQSTEKQSKKKDKKKKKDEANVDTVGDATTDGQPEVDESARGKVTTEKKKEKSNAAKKEEPVAPEPVSEKPGKKKGKKTDPPSTASADEGNAPSKKGEASKGGSAKKPEEDTQSAEGSAETKKKKPNKAALALMQERLKALREEEERLRKEEEEKQKLEEQAEEFRLEQLRLEQEKKEKKKQKEKERKERLKAEGKLLTAKQKQSRARAQAMLEALKAQGIGIPETTGERRPKPGSRIRPKKNQDANKEASDSKETTPTAEELKAKEEEKAKEKEVKESWDVTDSEGEEEEVKKPAGKQKTGVELSQQQSVESKESRGSDDEEDDDEDEEGEDGSDEDDDDSSDDDDDSEGGDQHREVENIRQRALDRIASRTQDAEKKKTLDNLRAAVVCVLGHVDTGKTKILDKLRRTNVQDGEAGGITQQIGATNVPSENIKEQTRFVKGFQELEFKLPGLLIIDTPGHESFSNLRSRGSSLCDIAILVVDIMHGLEPQTIESINLLKSKRTPFVVALNKIDRLYDWNTMPRKDVRDILKAQASNTQLEFNQRTKEIIVQFAEQGLNAALFYENPDPKTYVSLVPTSAITGEGMGNMLFLIVQFCQKQLAKRLMYSEDLQATVLEVKAIPGLGTTIDAILINGKLREGDTMILAGTEGPIVTQIKALLMPQPMKELRVKNAYVEHKEIMAAQGVKIAAKELEKAIAGLNLQIAHKPDEVEIFREIVARDLKSALNSIKLSDRGVYVQASTLGSLEALLEFLRTSKIPYSGIRIGPVVKRDVMKASTMLEHENQYATILAFDVKVERDAQDLADNLGVKIFQADIIYHLFDKFMAYREEIKQRKRDEFKTIAVFPCKLKILPQCVFNSRDPIVMGVMVEAGIVKEGTPITVPSKEFTDIGVVTSIEANHKQLESARKGQEVCLKIEPIPGETPKMYGRHFDETDMLVSKISRQSIDACKDYFRDDLLKSDWTLMVELKKTFQIL, via the exons ATGGGAAAGGCAAAGAAAGGGAAGAAGGAAGCAGCGGGTGCAGGTCTCGAGGACAA tgccAGCGATAACGATGGAGTCCCACAGACGGATATAACGGAAGTGGAGGTGGAAAATAGAAAGAATGATAAGAAATctaaaaaggaaaagagagCCAAGAAAGCGGCTGTGGATAGCGACGAGGGTGAAGATGAAGTAACCGAGGTAACGGAACCAGTCAAAAAGACGGCTGtaacgaagaagaaggaaaagccaACGACTGAAACGGAGCCAACAGAAGCGAACGATTCGGATGATGGTGGTAAAAGCAACAAGACCAAGgaagcgaagaagaaaaagtctGCTAAATCTGGCCCCGTTGGATTTTCCCTGCTTATGatggacgacgacgatgatgatgataatgatgatgatgacggaagggaggaagaggagcACGATCGCGAACAAGTGTCTCGCAAAAGCTCGATCGAGGAGGATGTTGGCCCTAAAGAAGGgggcaaaggaaaaaagggcaagaaaGAAACTGCCACCAagatggaagaagaagaaaccgcACCAAAAGGTggaaagaagagcaaaaagaagaagaagaaggacgaAGAAGACGATGATGAAATCGAACGAATGATGGAGGAACTGGGATTGGAGTATTCTGGTCAGAAGCCTCCTGCTTCGGCGGATAATCCAGTTGCTTCGCAAGATTCTCAGTCCACAGAGAAGCAGAGCAAGAAAAaagataagaagaagaaaaaggacgaAGCAAATGTTGATACGGTAGGTGACGCAACTACGGACGGTCAACCGGAAGTGGATGAAAGCGCACGTGGGAAAGttacaacagaaaaaaagaaggaaaaatcaaACGCTGCTAAAAAGGAGGAACCTGTTGCACCAGAGCCGGTTAGCGAGAAGCCGGGCAAGAAGAAGGGCAAAAAGACTGATCCCCCGTCGACGGCATCGGCCGATGAAGGAAATGCTCCGTCCAAGAAGGGTGAGGCATCAAAGGGAGGATCAGCGAAAAAGCCTGAAGAGGATACCCAAAGTGCGGAGGGATCCGCCGaaactaaaaagaaaaagcccAATAAAGCCGCTCTAGCCCTTATGCAAGAGCGGCTCAAAGCTCTGCGTGAGGAGGAGGAAAGGTTACGtaaagaggaggaagaaaaacaaaagctggAGGAGCAAGCGGAAGAGTTCCGATTGGAGCAGTTGCGCCTAGAGcaggagaagaaagaaaagaaaaagcaaaaggagAAAGAGCGCAAGGAACGACTGAAGGCGGAGGGTAAGCTACTCACTGCGAAACAAAAGCAGAGTCGGGCACGTGCCCAGGCCATGCTGGAGGCGCTTAAAGCACAGGGTATTGGCATTCCCGAGACCACTGGCGAACGTCGACCAAAACCTGGCTCACGCATCCGTCCGAAAAAGAATCAAGACGCAAATAAGGAGGCATCCGATTCAAAGGAAACGACACCTACAGCTGAGGAGCTAAAggcgaaagaagaagaaaaagcgaaggaaaaggaaGTGAAGGAATCGTGGGATGTGACGGACAGTGAAGGTGAGGAGGAAGAAGTTAAGAAGCCGGCCGGAAAACAGAAGACCGGTGTGGAATTGTCACAACAGCAATCTGTAGAGTCCAAGGAAAGTCGTGGTTCCGACGACGAGGAAGACgacgatgaggatgaggaaggagaagaTGGCTCCGATGAAGACGATGACGACAGctctgacgatgatgatgattcggAGGGAGGAGATCAGCACCGAGAAGTTGAAAACATCCGTCAGCGAGCTTTGGATCGCATTGCTAGCCGTACACAGGATgccgaaaagaaaaagacgCTCGACAATTTGCGCGCCGCtgtagtgtgtgtgctggGGCACGTAGATacgggaaaaacaaaaattttagaTAAACTCCGGCGCACTAATGTGCAAGACGGCGAGGCTGGCGGTATCACGCAACAGATTGGTGCCACTAACGTGCCATCCGAAAACATCAAGGAGCAAACGAGATTTGTGAAAGGCTTTCAGGAGCTGGAGTTCAAGCTGCCCGGTTTGCTGATCATCGATACGCCCGGGCACGAATCTTTCAGCAATTTGCGCTCGCGCGGTTCATCGTTGTGCGACATTGCGATCCTAGTGGTAGATATTATGCACGGGCTGGAGCCGCAAACGATAGAGTCGATCAATTTGCTCAAATCAAAGCGCACGCCATTCGTAGTGGCTCTGAATAAGATCGATCGATTGTATGACTGGAACACGATGCCCCGAAAGGACGTCCGTGACATTCTGAAGGCGCAAGCATCCAATACGCAGCTAGAATTCAATCAACGCACGAAAGAAATCATCGTCCAGTTCGCGGAACAGGGTCTGAATGCCGCTTTGTTCTATGAAAATCCGGATCCAAAAACATACGTTTCTCTCGTACCGACGAGCGCCATCACGGGCGAAGGAATGGGAAATATGCTGTTTTTGATAGTGCAATTCTGCCAGAAACAGCTGGCCAAACGACTGATGTACAGCGAGGATCTGCAGGCGACCGTGCTAGAAGTGAAGGCGATTCCCGGTCTCGGTACCACGATCGATGCTATTTTGATCAACGGAAAGCTACGCGAAGGAGATACGATGATTTTAGCCGGTACGGAAGGCCCTATCGTCACTCAAATCAAAGCATTGCTTATGCCACAGCCAATGAAGGAACTTCGCGTAAAGAATGCGTACGTCGAGCACAAAGAGATTATGGCGGCACAGGGCGTAAAGATAGCAGCGAAGGAGCTCGAAAAAGCTATTGCCGGACTAAATCTGCAGATAGCACACAAACCTGATGAGGTGGAAATCTTTAG GGAAATAGTGGCCCGTGACTTAAAATCTGCACTAAACAGCATTAAGCTTAGCGATAGGGGTGTGTACGTGCAAGCTTCAACACTTGGCTCGCTTGAGGCTTTGTTGGAGTTCTTAAGAACATCTAAAATTCCG tactCTGGCATTCGAATTGGCCCAGTCGTTAAACGTGACGTTATGAAAGCATCGACCATGTTGGAGCATGAAAATCA GTATGCTACTATATTAGCTTTCGATGTGAAGGTTGAGAGAGATGCTCAAGATCTGGCAGACAATTTGGGTGTAAAAATTTTCCAAGCGGATATCATTTACCATCTGTTTGACAAGTTCATGGCCTATCGTGAAGAAATCAAGCAGCGCAAACGAGACGAATTTAAAACCATCGCCGTTTTCCCCTGCAAATTAAAG ATTCTACCCCAGTGTGTGTTTAACAGTCGTGACCCAATCGTGATGGGTGTGATGGTTGAGGCTGGTATCGTCAAGGAAGGTACGCCAATCACAGTGCCTAGCAAAGAG TTTACAGATATAGGCGTCGTGACGTCGATCGAAGCTAACCATAAACAATTGGAAAGTGCTCGAAAAGGACAAGAAGTGTGCCTCAAAATTGAACCCATACCAGGCGAGACACCTAAAATGTATGGTCGTCATTTCGATGAAACCGACATGCTAGTTAGTAAG ATTTCCCGTCAAAGCATCGATGCTTGTAAGGACTATTTCCGGGATGATCTTTTAAAATCCGACTGGACGCTTATGGTGGAGCTGAAGAAGACCTTCCAAATATTGTAG
- the LOC120896743 gene encoding uncharacterized protein LOC120896743 — protein sequence MDRATTVSDALKRQRLLAAQAIRKANDISPQTVRQLQERHHPGTNTGANSTMQTSSTSNVSSPQQKSINITELEEEKTIHMATTPRKFTFEPKEITARSTMSQQQSLTIGKSNPSKFLSAGIEEILASSFADNIRCMGKSLRETAASVHADFDGEQLANLSLPRTADMSKLSCDSLSSLPSGVRTGIDKAGKNNQPSNDPWEMSQPAFDSSWMKDKINELSQMEEASFRSGDHMASRLLEDEMAWEQENADIPQMNAKQRQVSPVKGVRKPQLKDHVDFSCFSGYLAQEDETSRHYSESTMNNDGSICSVGHYFNKMSDDLKNMVSDYSPPQRRPLALIDVTNDIENFNSPSKASGDSSKADQYGKGNKENSLSVSCIAKAITSMDLEDSPHNFIHKLKHVQRTKSEQLSAADLEERKAATLPKSFSDLATGSDAMYGTNEKQPRVSLHNGDSKQQIRVPQNYQQSDTLSFSESMFDSSSTMPVLPHSKTSSPKASEISVNQSEWQSREPGDMVTPAQEKNNRQALVDTFRVSTATKLSEQYMDLPSLPRIKDTPTCQKNIFGDRPIAKPNRKRRSSSTTRQELDGAKREELAVPSNLTQLRSRSPSNRAELKAVSASSNDHQLGSKATEQRNGSYQPTPKISHQRKPAPPETNVSRGFARKTHLSPEPRTVNRSPYSSPKAGPERSSVPSEQYEEIADKYSLRVPGAPSRSASQCSGSTEWINRGEGTLPLKATHSELSWGSTRLRKSEKKTMQIKNTSNRKLLVKAVIVGPGFQLCGTEQSGLLTLQSQECRTITVDFCPTVIGPAIGALSFHPPNDVFIQRVVSLYGYGGEASIKIEGIQKGPSGPFLELGSARNLGRPLEKSFSLYNKGSLPAFARIGIDKKGLDQALLATAVYVQPQRTIIPPNSYAHIKVVFKPRRQEIAKILQKQVDVLSITNLHILWGDEPTRHRICKNITLAKQNNLIDPKMAALESICTKFSDAEELDGLDMFCEQVFDTIHELFLTFREYELVLTVDRALDDTMLDLSMADGNTTLFKTMYASSEVGSSPRLAEDMISPALPGPGGNGAQHYGQSTGSALAASASGLVGMHRRDSGESWSVRPTMLEFQPSTERTKQFVIKSNFYTVQYFELNSNYRQLFRLSPYEGHIRPGQEVVVNVSLQHLQPIGVGGTQPSIVIVVYIENEKISIPVQIHYGN from the exons ATGGATCGAGCGACCACCGTTTCCGACGCGCTGAAG CGTCAACGTTTATTAGCTGCCCAAGCAATACGCAAAGCTAACGACATTAGCCCACAAACTGTGCGTCAGCTGCAGGAGCGCCATCACCCCGGAACCAATACGGGCGCCAACTCTACGATGCAAACATCGTCAACGAGTAATGTGTCATCTCCACAGCAAAAATCTATCAATATAACGGAACTCGAGGAAGAGAAAACTATCCATATGGCAACCACGCCGAGGAAGTTCACTTTTGAGCCCAAGGAAATCACGGCTCGTTCCACCATGAGCCAACAGCAATCGCTGACCATTGGTAAATCGAATCCAAGCAAATTCCTTTCTGCTGGTATCGAAGAAATACTCGCCTCCAGCTTTGCCGATAACATCAGATGTATGGGAAAATCGCTACGCGAAACGGCCGCCAGTGTACATGCCGATTTCGATGGCGAACAACTGGCGAATTTAAGCTTGCCGCGCACAGCAGACATGAGCAAACTTTCCTGTGATTCTCTTTCATCGTTACCATCAGGGGTCCGCACGGGAATCGATAAGGCCGGAAAAAATAACCAGCCCAGTAACGATCCTTGGGAAATGTCGCAGCCAGCTTTCGATAGCAGCTGGATGAAGGACAAGATTAACGAGTTGAGTCAAATGGAGGAAGCAAGTTTCCGATCCGGGGACCATATGGCCTCAAGGTTGCTCGAAGATGAAATGGCATGGGAACAGGAAAATGCAGACATTCCCCAAATGAACGCCAAACAACGACAGGTCAGCCCGGTGAAGGGTGTGCGCAAACCACAGCTAAAAGATCACGTCGATTTTTCCTGCTTTTCCGGATACCTTGCCCAAGAAGATGAAACATCGCGACATTACAGCGAAAGCACAATGAACAACGACGGTAGCATTTGTTCGGTGGGACACTACTTCAACAAAATGTCTGACGATCTAAAAAATATGGTTAGCGATTACAGTCCGCCCCAGCGTAGGCCTCTCGCATTGATTGATGTAACTAATGATATAG AGAATTTCAACAGTCCTTCAAAGGCTTCTGGCGATTCGTCCAAAGCAGATCAGTACGGAAAAGGCAACAAAGAAAATTCCTTGAGCGTGTCGTGCATCGCTAAAGCAATAA CTTCCATGGATTTAGAAGACTCGCCACACAATTTTATCCACAAACTGAAACATGTGCAGCGCACAAAATCCGAGCAATTGTCAGCTGCTGACTTGGAGGAAAGAAAAGCAGCGACTTTGCCAAAATCATTCAGCGATTTAGCTACGGGTTCCGATGCCATGTATGGAACAAACGAAAAGCAGCCACGAGTGTCCCTGCATAACGGTGATTCCAAACAACAAATCCGAGTGCCGCAAAACTATCAACAATCCGACACGCTCAGTTTTTCGGAGTCTATGTTCGACTCATCCTCTACTATGCCGGTGTTACCACATTCCAAAACATCCAGTCCCAAAGCATCGGAAATTTCTGTAAATCAATCGGAATGGCAAAGCAGAGAACCTGGCGATATGGTGACCCCTGCACAGGAGAAGAACAACAGGCAGGCACTGGTGGACACGTTCCGCGTATCAACAGCAACCAAACTTTCGGAACAGTACATGGATTTGCCATCGTTGCCACGAATTAAAGACACACCTACGTGCCAGAAAAACATCTTTGGTGATCGTCCGATCGCGAAACCGAATCGCAAGCGTCGATCGAGCTCTACAACTCGCCAGGAGCTGGATGGAGCTAAGCGGGAAGAATTGGCCGTGCCATCGAACTTGACGCAGCTTCGCTCCAGATCGCCATCAAACCGAGCCGAACTGAAAGCAGTTAGCGCCAGCTCGAATGATCATCAACTCGGCTCTAAAGCAACTGAGCAAAGAAATGGTTCATACCAGCCAACTCCGAAAATTTCTCATCAACGGAAACCGGCACCGCCAGAAACGAATGTATCCCGAGGCTTTGCTCGTAAAACGCATCTCTCTCCTGAACCGCGCACTGTAAATCGTTCGCCATATTCGTCACCAAAAGCAGGGCCGGAAAGGTCATCCGTACCGTCGGAGCAGTATGAGGAAATAGCGGACAAATATAGTTTAAGGGTACCCGGTGCTCCGTCCCGTTCGGCTTCGCAGTGCTCCGGAAGTACTGAGTGGATCAACAGGGGCGAGGGCACCCTTCCGTTGAAGGCAACCCATAGCGAACTATCTTGGGGAAGCACAAGATTGCgcaagagcgagaaaaagacaatgcaaattaaaaacacatcCAATCGAAAGTTGCTGGTGAAGGCGGTCATTGTCGGGCCGGGATTTCAACTATGTGGCACGGAGCAGAGCGGTCTGTTGACGCTGCAAAGTCAGGAATGTCGTACAATTACGGTCGATTTTTGTCCCACAGTGATTGGTCCGGCCATTGGGGCTCTTTCGTTCCATCCTCCGAACGATGTATTCATCCAGCGAGTGGTGAGCTTGTATGGCTATGGTGGAGAAGCGTCAATTAAAATCGAAGGCATACAGAAGGGTCCGAGTGGACCGTTCTTGGAACTTGGCAGTGCGCGCAATCTGGGGCGTCCGTTGGAAAAGAGCTTTTCGCTGTACAACAAGGGCTCTTTGCCAGCGTTCGCGCGCATCGGCATAGACAAGAAAGGGCTCGACCAGGCGCTGCTGGCCACGGCCGTGTACGTTCAACCACAGCGAACGATCATTCCGCCGAACAGTTATGCTCACATCAAGGTCGTATTCAAACCACGGCGGCAAGAGATTGCCAAAATTTTACAGAAACAGGTCGATGTGCTGTCAATTACAAATCTGCACATCCTGTGGGGCGATGAGCCAACACGGCACCGGATATGTAAGAACATTACTCTCGCGAAACAGAATAATCTGATCGATCCAAAGATGGCCGCTCTGGAATCAATCTGCACTAAGTTCTCCGACGCAGAGGAACTGGACGGGTTGGATATGTTTTGCGAACAGGTGTTCGATACCATTCACGAACTATTCCTTACCTTCCGCGAGTATGAGCTGGTGCTAACGGTGGACCGTGCACTCGATGATACGATGCTCGATCTCTCGATGGCGGACGGCAATACGACACTGTTCAAGACGATGTATGCCAGCTCCGAGGTAGGATCTTCGCCTAGGTTAGCGGAGGACATGATTTCGCCCGCCTTGCCTGGTCCTGGAGGCAACGGCGCCCAGCATTACGGTCAGAGCACTGGTTCAGCCCTAGCCGCCAGTGCAAGCGGTTTGGTGGGTATGCACCGACGTGACAGTGGCGAATCGTGGTCCGTGCGACCGACGATGCTCGAATTTCAGCCGTCCACCGAGAGGACTAAGCAGTTTGTGATAAAGAGCAACTTTTACACGGTGCAGTACTTTGAGCTAAACTCCAACTATAGGCAACTATTTCGACTATCTCCCTACGAGGGCCACATTCGCCCCGGTCAGGAAGTTGTTGTTAACGTTTCTCTTCAGCACCTCCAACCGATCGGGGTGGGCGGTACACAGCCCTCGATCGTTATAGTGGTTTACATTGAAAACGAAAAGATCAGCATTCCCGTTCAAATACACTATGGGAATTGA